A portion of the Scleropages formosus chromosome 15, fSclFor1.1, whole genome shotgun sequence genome contains these proteins:
- the cdan1 gene encoding codanin-1 isoform X2, whose amino-acid sequence MAALLESLLQKTVQAEEAVRWLRRCQDNNKDRSLREVQRQEFVPFLLNFLREQSSHALANGPATPAKTPASHPLRTVGSSGDRRGCKAGGGAGHRSASRVRLFSPAPSLSPVVGTERETPSEPQCLSGVSTHSSPSFGTGWSPSPRATPTERRSDQRVSLGDFLLSPMEAQSSSAPRRGRRRSGGAGAFQGRQSGGRGRHEEAGTWEAGRRSLNGGGSRTNASLSPTPVQLNFSNLEDFPPVGASPVSPVLTKPSRRINPTPVSAERPLSKPKSCFTSTPFSKLSDQSALPAGTDAAQSGGKFHSLQEERELLRKEKSKIAQQVSSPAKPTQEPCTPTKPSSRAGTRVAPDAQVSPEPMKVTFSSELDLLAELYCTCIAENLVPSVFLELFFVLQLLTSRASPASGEEEEREREFLELNMGVLERRYLGSLHNCVYFAVRVLESQLELVCHLDRCTLRLLAENERVGSFCPSLREQLNRAQETSMAEVSAMLPAFIQSVPFQPATDNRSNFSSNKAFHTFKKQRDIFYELLREWEDSHNDPGWEFEQVLGSKVREMVSQVTTTGNHYHFARLFQKQLVQMCKGTQVNSSPGDAPDPDLLGMLGADNLGRLKRLQERLIQPQGFVGPCPPPSFPGYQEFFRDFLQAAGSCQLNQHLTDSLCQELLQLDEVAILGLGGTEAGGEGEGDMEQQDEKQRFSSVLLTARLLAKFLGFITFLPYQTAEPIAKQVQEAAISIRNKSCPVLDVCTVLRSCVRRRRMVLTVPWLVEFLSMLDFVGPFLLCYRTALGMLLCIYRRMVLGKREDMSYLNRLLLVAVMGWLFQIPVFPEELFFHNDFEMEMEVTKGPAAAQGLDCLPLVDQQLLYNCCPYLKEFRKLLAAFVAGSTAKSGGLIRKITPTSAEPRGCAPIHSQQKLQVELEQAFFHNQPPSLRRTVEFVAERVGSNCVKHIKATLVLELVRTGEMMLKERLITDNGATALKLSDSVCAQLCDCKMQTLELAARYCSEKGPEAVRVLLPEETSPTVFATSERITVRLATEKARNWLSSNITALIKREWKTAFQRVMKAQPSSPMASGNEHVVRALVGSKEQSAPPQGVSEGEDRATRCPPGCTHNVAMPSDIINDIKEVLSIAVGPSSEDECLSVCQLEDLLRKLAETLHCRKFLTPVSEQMLLRCTVQLACMLVSVGSALVSPLGFPETNGSTKRTVFVTESLLEQLISLWGQDWCPPAPLHLLFTKMTITSVLNTEAQWQNYLFLAKQLMDKGLLRGEALSHWKKLSETSWTPDLMMKMQQLTFVMPDLLQTSRERMQSTT is encoded by the exons ATGGCGGCTCTTTTGGAATCGCTGTTACAAAAGACGGTGCAGGCGGAGGAGGCCGTGCGGTGGCTCAGGCGCTGCCAG GACAACAATAAGGACCGTTCTCTTCGTGAGGTGCAGAGGCAAGAGTTTGTGCCATTTCTCTTGAACTTCTTGCGGGAACAGAGCAGCCATGCCCTGGCCAATGGACCCGCCACACCTGCCAAGACACCTGCTTCCCATCCCCTTCGTACCGTAGGGTCGTCCGGTGACCGTAGGGGGTGTAAGGCcggcgggggggcggggcaTCGCAGCGCCAGTCGCGTGCGCTTATTTTCCCCCGCTCCTTCCCTGTCCCCTGTGGTTGGAACCGAACGGGAGACGCCATCTGAGCCGCAGTGCTTAAGTGGTGTCAGCACCCACAGCAGCCCATCTTTTGGTACCGGGTGGAGCCCAAGCCCCAGGGCCACGCCCACAGAGCGTCGCTCGGACCAGCGTGTCAGCCTGGGGGACTTCCTGCTGTCTCCGATGGAGGCCCAGTCGAGCTCTGCCCCGCGACGAGGCCGCAGGAGAAGTGGAGGAGCGGGGGCGTTTCAGGGGAGGCAGAGCGGGGGCCGTGGTCGACACGAGGAGGCCGGAACGTGGGAAGCGGGGAGGAGGAGCCTCAATGGTGGAGGCAGCAGGACAAACGCATCGCTGTCCCCCACACCTGTGCAACTCAACTTCAGCAACCTGGAGGACTTTCCTCCAGTTGGGGCATCTCCAGTGTCACCGGT GCTAACCAAGCCCTCACGCCGTATCAATCCTACGCCAGTCAGTGCAGAGCGCCCGCTCTCAAAGCCCAAGAGCTGTTTCACCTCCACTCCTTTCAGCAAGCTGTCCGACCAGTCCGCTCTTCCAGCAGGAACCGATGCAGCACAGTCTGGGGGCAAATTCCACAGCctgcaggaggagagggagTTGCTGAGGAAGGAGAA ATCCAAAATAGCCCAACAGGTCTCTTCTCCAGCGAAGCCCACCCAGGAGCCTTGTACCCCCACAAAACCAAGTAGCAGAGCTGGTACTAGAGTAGCACCTGATGCTCAAGTGTCCCCTGAGCCCATGAAGGTGACCTTTTCATCTGAACTTGACCTTCTGGCTGAGCTCTACTGCACATGCATTGCTG aGAACTTGGTACCCAGTGTGTTCCTGGAGCTCTTCTttgtcctgcagctgctgacatCACGAGCCTCACCAGCTTCTggtgaagaagaagagagagagagagagtttctGGAGCTAAATATGG gtgtGCTGGAGAGGCGCTACCTTGGCAGTCTGCACaactgtgtgtattttgctgtgAGGGTTCTGGAGAGTCAGTTGGA GTTGGTTTGCCACCTAGACAGGTGCACTCTACGGTTGCTGGCAGAAAATGAGAGGGTGGGATCCTTTTGCCCAAGTCTGCGGGAGCAGCTAAACCGGGCCCAGGAGACCAGTATGGCTGAG GTGTCTGCTATGCTTCCTGCCTTCATCCAGTCTGTTCCCTTCCAGCCTGCTACTGACAACCGTTCCAACTTCAGCAGCAACAAGGCTTTCCACACTTTCAAGAAACAGAG GGACATATTCTATGAATTACTTCGGGAGTGGGAGGACAGCCACAATGATCCAGGCTGGGAGTTTGAGCAGGTCCTGGGCAGCAAAGTCAG GGAGATGGTAAGCCAGGTGACGACAACAGGAAACCACTATCACTTTGCCCGGCTTTTCCAGAAGCAGCTGGTGCAG ATGTGCAAGGGCACTCAGGTGAACAGTTCTCCAGGTGATGCACCTGACCCTGACCTTCTGGGGATGCTGGGAGCAGACAACTTGGGTCGGCTGAAGCGCCTGCAGGAGCGCCTCATTCAGCCCCAAGGCTTTGTGGGTCCCTGTCCTCCACCCTCCTTTCCAGGATACCAGGAGTTCTTCAGGGACTTCTTACAAGCTGCTGGCAG TTGCCAGCTAAACCAACACCTGACAGACAGCCTCTGTCAGGAGCTACTCCAGCTAGATGAGGTGGCCATCTTAGGTTTGGGGGGAACTGAAGCGGGAGGAGAAGGTGAAGGAGATATGGAGCAGCAG GATGAGAAGCAGAGGTTTTCCTCCGTTCTCCTCACTGCCCGTCTCTTGGCCAAGTTCCTGGGTTTCATCACCTTCCTGCCCTACCAAACTGCAGAACCCATAGCTAAGCAGGTCCAAGAAGCTGCCATAAGCATCCGCAACAAG AGCTGCCCCGTGCTGGATGTCTGCACAGTTCTGCGAAGCTGCGTGCGCAGGCGGCGTATGGTGCTGACAGTGCCTTGGCTGGTAGAGTTTCTGTCCATGTTGGACTTTGTGGGACCCTTCCTGCTCTGCTATCGGACCGCCCTTGGCATGTTGCTGTGCATTTACAG GCGGATGGTTCTGGGTAAGCGAGAGGACATGTCCTACTTGAATCGGCTCCTTCTCGTGGCAGTAATGGGTTGGCTCTTCCAG ATCCCAGTATTTCCAGAGGAGCTGTTTTTCCACAATGACTttgagatggagatggaggtgaCTAAGGGTCCAGCTGCTGCCCAGGGACTG GACTGCCTCCCTTTGGTAGACCAACAACTTCTCTACAACTGTTGCCCATATCTTA AGGAATTCCGAAAGCTTCTGGCAGCCTTTGTAGCAGGAAGTACTGCCAAGAGTGGGGGACTGATCCGAAAAATCACTCCCACCTCAGCAGAGCCCCGAGGGTGTGCACCCATTCATTCTCAACAGAAACTGCAG GTGGAACTGGAGCAGGCCTTCTTTCACAATCAGCCACCATCTCTTCGCCGCACTGTGGAGTTTGTGGCCGAGCGGGTGGGATCCAACTGTGTGAAGCACATCAA GGCTACACTGGTCTTGGAGCTGGTGCGGACTGGGGAGATGATGCTGAAGGAGAGGCTAATCACAGACAACGGTGCTACTGCGCTAAAACtgagtgactctgtgtgtgcacAGCTGTGTGACTGCAAAATGCAGACCCTGGAACTTGCTGCCAG GTACTGCAGTGAGAAGGGTCCGGAAGCTGTGAGGGTCCTCCTGCCTGAAGAAACATCCCCGACG GTCTTTGCCACATCTGAACGCATAACAGTGCGTCTGGCCACTGAGAAAGCCCGCAACTGGCTCTCCTCTAACATCACAG CCTTGATCAAGAGagagtggaagactgctttccAGCGTGTGATGAAGGCACAGCCATCTTCTCCCATGGCATCTGGTAACGAGCATGTGGTCAGAGCTTTGGTGGGCTCGAAGGAGCAGTCGGCACCTCCACAGGGAGTGAGTGAAGGAGAGGACAGGGCCACCCGATGCCCCCCAGGCTGCACCCACAATGTTGCAATGCCTTCAGACATCATCAATGACATTAAG GAGGTGCTGAGCATTGCTGTGGGTCCCAGTTCTGAGGATGAGTGCCTGAGTGTTTGTCAGCTGGAGGATCTGCTGCGGAAGCTGGCTGAGACCTTGCACTGCAGGAAG TTCTTGACCCCAGTGTCCGAACAGATGCTGCTGCGCTGCACTGTCCAGTTGGCCTGCATGTTAG TGTCTGTGGGGTCAGCCCTGGTCTCCCCCCTTGGTTTTCCCGAGACAAATGGGTCTACCAAGAGGACAGTCTTTGTCACCGAGTCCCTGTTGGAGCAGTTGATCAGTCTGTGGGGACAAGACTGGTGCCCCCCTGCTCCCTTGCACCTTCTGTTCACCAAGATGACAATAACCTCTGTCTTAAACACTGAAGCACAG TGGCAGAACTACTTGTTCCTTGCTAAACAGCTGATGGACAAAGGGCTGCTTAGAGGAGAAGCTTTGTCTCACTGGAAAAAACTGTCTGAGACATCCTGGACACCG
- the cdan1 gene encoding codanin-1 isoform X1: MAALLESLLQKTVQAEEAVRWLRRCQDNNKDRSLREVQRQEFVPFLLNFLREQSSHALANGPATPAKTPASHPLRTVGSSGDRRGCKAGGGAGHRSASRVRLFSPAPSLSPVVGTERETPSEPQCLSGVSTHSSPSFGTGWSPSPRATPTERRSDQRVSLGDFLLSPMEAQSSSAPRRGRRRSGGAGAFQGRQSGGRGRHEEAGTWEAGRRSLNGGGSRTNASLSPTPVQLNFSNLEDFPPVGASPVSPVLTKPSRRINPTPVSAERPLSKPKSCFTSTPFSKLSDQSALPAGTDAAQSGGKFHSLQEERELLRKEKSKIAQQVSSPAKPTQEPCTPTKPSSRAGTRVAPDAQVSPEPMKVTFSSELDLLAELYCTCIAENLVPSVFLELFFVLQLLTSRASPASGEEEEREREFLELNMGVLERRYLGSLHNCVYFAVRVLESQLELVCHLDRCTLRLLAENERVGSFCPSLREQLNRAQETSMAEVSAMLPAFIQSVPFQPATDNRSNFSSNKAFHTFKKQRDIFYELLREWEDSHNDPGWEFEQVLGSKVREMVSQVTTTGNHYHFARLFQKQLVQMCKGTQVNSSPGDAPDPDLLGMLGADNLGRLKRLQERLIQPQGFVGPCPPPSFPGYQEFFRDFLQAAGSCQLNQHLTDSLCQELLQLDEVAILGLGGTEAGGEGEGDMEQQDEKQRFSSVLLTARLLAKFLGFITFLPYQTAEPIAKQVQEAAISIRNKSCPVLDVCTVLRSCVRRRRMVLTVPWLVEFLSMLDFVGPFLLCYRTALGMLLCIYRRMVLGKREDMSYLNRLLLVAVMGWLFQIPVFPEELFFHNDFEMEMEVTKGPAAAQGLDCLPLVDQQLLYNCCPYLKEFRKLLAAFVAGSTAKSGGLIRKITPTSAEPRGCAPIHSQQKLQVELEQAFFHNQPPSLRRTVEFVAERVGSNCVKHIKATLVLELVRTGEMMLKERLITDNGATALKLSDSVCAQLCDCKMQTLELAARYCSEKGPEAVRVLLPEETSPTVFATSERITVRLATEKARNWLSSNITALIKREWKTAFQRVMKAQPSSPMASGNEHVVRALVGSKEQSAPPQGVSEGEDRATRCPPGCTHNVAMPSDIINDIKEVLSIAVGPSSEDECLSVCQLEDLLRKLAETLHCRKFLTPVSEQMLLRCTVQLACMLVSVGSALVSPLGFPETNGSTKRTVFVTESLLEQLISLWGQDWCPPAPLHLLFTKMTITSVLNTEAQWQNYLFLAKQLMDKGLLRGEALSHWKKLSETSWTPVRTNLSTEKHCTGKIHMKHKHTVTFNETMKYNLFSSIY; this comes from the exons ATGGCGGCTCTTTTGGAATCGCTGTTACAAAAGACGGTGCAGGCGGAGGAGGCCGTGCGGTGGCTCAGGCGCTGCCAG GACAACAATAAGGACCGTTCTCTTCGTGAGGTGCAGAGGCAAGAGTTTGTGCCATTTCTCTTGAACTTCTTGCGGGAACAGAGCAGCCATGCCCTGGCCAATGGACCCGCCACACCTGCCAAGACACCTGCTTCCCATCCCCTTCGTACCGTAGGGTCGTCCGGTGACCGTAGGGGGTGTAAGGCcggcgggggggcggggcaTCGCAGCGCCAGTCGCGTGCGCTTATTTTCCCCCGCTCCTTCCCTGTCCCCTGTGGTTGGAACCGAACGGGAGACGCCATCTGAGCCGCAGTGCTTAAGTGGTGTCAGCACCCACAGCAGCCCATCTTTTGGTACCGGGTGGAGCCCAAGCCCCAGGGCCACGCCCACAGAGCGTCGCTCGGACCAGCGTGTCAGCCTGGGGGACTTCCTGCTGTCTCCGATGGAGGCCCAGTCGAGCTCTGCCCCGCGACGAGGCCGCAGGAGAAGTGGAGGAGCGGGGGCGTTTCAGGGGAGGCAGAGCGGGGGCCGTGGTCGACACGAGGAGGCCGGAACGTGGGAAGCGGGGAGGAGGAGCCTCAATGGTGGAGGCAGCAGGACAAACGCATCGCTGTCCCCCACACCTGTGCAACTCAACTTCAGCAACCTGGAGGACTTTCCTCCAGTTGGGGCATCTCCAGTGTCACCGGT GCTAACCAAGCCCTCACGCCGTATCAATCCTACGCCAGTCAGTGCAGAGCGCCCGCTCTCAAAGCCCAAGAGCTGTTTCACCTCCACTCCTTTCAGCAAGCTGTCCGACCAGTCCGCTCTTCCAGCAGGAACCGATGCAGCACAGTCTGGGGGCAAATTCCACAGCctgcaggaggagagggagTTGCTGAGGAAGGAGAA ATCCAAAATAGCCCAACAGGTCTCTTCTCCAGCGAAGCCCACCCAGGAGCCTTGTACCCCCACAAAACCAAGTAGCAGAGCTGGTACTAGAGTAGCACCTGATGCTCAAGTGTCCCCTGAGCCCATGAAGGTGACCTTTTCATCTGAACTTGACCTTCTGGCTGAGCTCTACTGCACATGCATTGCTG aGAACTTGGTACCCAGTGTGTTCCTGGAGCTCTTCTttgtcctgcagctgctgacatCACGAGCCTCACCAGCTTCTggtgaagaagaagagagagagagagagtttctGGAGCTAAATATGG gtgtGCTGGAGAGGCGCTACCTTGGCAGTCTGCACaactgtgtgtattttgctgtgAGGGTTCTGGAGAGTCAGTTGGA GTTGGTTTGCCACCTAGACAGGTGCACTCTACGGTTGCTGGCAGAAAATGAGAGGGTGGGATCCTTTTGCCCAAGTCTGCGGGAGCAGCTAAACCGGGCCCAGGAGACCAGTATGGCTGAG GTGTCTGCTATGCTTCCTGCCTTCATCCAGTCTGTTCCCTTCCAGCCTGCTACTGACAACCGTTCCAACTTCAGCAGCAACAAGGCTTTCCACACTTTCAAGAAACAGAG GGACATATTCTATGAATTACTTCGGGAGTGGGAGGACAGCCACAATGATCCAGGCTGGGAGTTTGAGCAGGTCCTGGGCAGCAAAGTCAG GGAGATGGTAAGCCAGGTGACGACAACAGGAAACCACTATCACTTTGCCCGGCTTTTCCAGAAGCAGCTGGTGCAG ATGTGCAAGGGCACTCAGGTGAACAGTTCTCCAGGTGATGCACCTGACCCTGACCTTCTGGGGATGCTGGGAGCAGACAACTTGGGTCGGCTGAAGCGCCTGCAGGAGCGCCTCATTCAGCCCCAAGGCTTTGTGGGTCCCTGTCCTCCACCCTCCTTTCCAGGATACCAGGAGTTCTTCAGGGACTTCTTACAAGCTGCTGGCAG TTGCCAGCTAAACCAACACCTGACAGACAGCCTCTGTCAGGAGCTACTCCAGCTAGATGAGGTGGCCATCTTAGGTTTGGGGGGAACTGAAGCGGGAGGAGAAGGTGAAGGAGATATGGAGCAGCAG GATGAGAAGCAGAGGTTTTCCTCCGTTCTCCTCACTGCCCGTCTCTTGGCCAAGTTCCTGGGTTTCATCACCTTCCTGCCCTACCAAACTGCAGAACCCATAGCTAAGCAGGTCCAAGAAGCTGCCATAAGCATCCGCAACAAG AGCTGCCCCGTGCTGGATGTCTGCACAGTTCTGCGAAGCTGCGTGCGCAGGCGGCGTATGGTGCTGACAGTGCCTTGGCTGGTAGAGTTTCTGTCCATGTTGGACTTTGTGGGACCCTTCCTGCTCTGCTATCGGACCGCCCTTGGCATGTTGCTGTGCATTTACAG GCGGATGGTTCTGGGTAAGCGAGAGGACATGTCCTACTTGAATCGGCTCCTTCTCGTGGCAGTAATGGGTTGGCTCTTCCAG ATCCCAGTATTTCCAGAGGAGCTGTTTTTCCACAATGACTttgagatggagatggaggtgaCTAAGGGTCCAGCTGCTGCCCAGGGACTG GACTGCCTCCCTTTGGTAGACCAACAACTTCTCTACAACTGTTGCCCATATCTTA AGGAATTCCGAAAGCTTCTGGCAGCCTTTGTAGCAGGAAGTACTGCCAAGAGTGGGGGACTGATCCGAAAAATCACTCCCACCTCAGCAGAGCCCCGAGGGTGTGCACCCATTCATTCTCAACAGAAACTGCAG GTGGAACTGGAGCAGGCCTTCTTTCACAATCAGCCACCATCTCTTCGCCGCACTGTGGAGTTTGTGGCCGAGCGGGTGGGATCCAACTGTGTGAAGCACATCAA GGCTACACTGGTCTTGGAGCTGGTGCGGACTGGGGAGATGATGCTGAAGGAGAGGCTAATCACAGACAACGGTGCTACTGCGCTAAAACtgagtgactctgtgtgtgcacAGCTGTGTGACTGCAAAATGCAGACCCTGGAACTTGCTGCCAG GTACTGCAGTGAGAAGGGTCCGGAAGCTGTGAGGGTCCTCCTGCCTGAAGAAACATCCCCGACG GTCTTTGCCACATCTGAACGCATAACAGTGCGTCTGGCCACTGAGAAAGCCCGCAACTGGCTCTCCTCTAACATCACAG CCTTGATCAAGAGagagtggaagactgctttccAGCGTGTGATGAAGGCACAGCCATCTTCTCCCATGGCATCTGGTAACGAGCATGTGGTCAGAGCTTTGGTGGGCTCGAAGGAGCAGTCGGCACCTCCACAGGGAGTGAGTGAAGGAGAGGACAGGGCCACCCGATGCCCCCCAGGCTGCACCCACAATGTTGCAATGCCTTCAGACATCATCAATGACATTAAG GAGGTGCTGAGCATTGCTGTGGGTCCCAGTTCTGAGGATGAGTGCCTGAGTGTTTGTCAGCTGGAGGATCTGCTGCGGAAGCTGGCTGAGACCTTGCACTGCAGGAAG TTCTTGACCCCAGTGTCCGAACAGATGCTGCTGCGCTGCACTGTCCAGTTGGCCTGCATGTTAG TGTCTGTGGGGTCAGCCCTGGTCTCCCCCCTTGGTTTTCCCGAGACAAATGGGTCTACCAAGAGGACAGTCTTTGTCACCGAGTCCCTGTTGGAGCAGTTGATCAGTCTGTGGGGACAAGACTGGTGCCCCCCTGCTCCCTTGCACCTTCTGTTCACCAAGATGACAATAACCTCTGTCTTAAACACTGAAGCACAG TGGCAGAACTACTTGTTCCTTGCTAAACAGCTGATGGACAAAGGGCTGCTTAGAGGAGAAGCTTTGTCTCACTGGAAAAAACTGTCTGAGACATCCTGGACACCGGTGAGAACTAATTTATccacagaaaaacactgcacaggaaaaatacacatgaaacacaaacacacagtgacatttaatgaaacaatgaaGTACAATTTATTCAGTTCAATATATTAG